The genomic DNA GTTCACCGGCCCGGACCAGTACATCACCGCCGGCAGCTTCCCCGCCATCACGCGGCCGCTCGTGCTCCGCGGCACCATGGCGTACGCCTACGGCCTGCCGCTGGCGGTGTACGACGTCGCCGACGCGGCGAATCCCGCCCTGGTGCTCGAGGCGCCCTTCGTCATCCACGACGGCATGCTCGACGGCGACCGGCTCCTGGTCGGGCTGTCGAACGCCTTCGCCGAGCTGGCCGTGGGCCTGGAGCCCGGCACGCCGGCCACGACGGCGGTCGAGGTCGAGGCGACCCTGGCCGGCATGGCCGCCTTCGGCACCGACGGCCTGGTCACCCTGAGCCGCATGGGCCTGGAGACCTGGGACGCGTCGGACTGCTCGGCGCCCGCCCTGCAGGGCGGCTTCATGTGGCAGGGCAACGTGCGCGGCCACGCGGTGTCGGGCGACATCCTCTTCGTCCTCTTCCAGGGCAGCAGCTTCGGCAACTCCGTCCTGGCGGCGTACGACCTGTCCGATCCGGCCAACCCGGCCGAGCTCGGCCGCAAGACCTTCAACTTCGAGATGACCGGCCTCGTGGCCAACGCGGAGTACCTGTACAGCAGCGAGTTCGGTTCGCTGATCGTCATCGACGCCTTCGATCCGGCCGACCCGGTCCTGCTGTCGAAGACCGACGGAGCGGGCTTCTCGCCCATCGCGGCCATCGACGGCGACGTCATGCTGGCCGCCATCGACGCCGAGGTGACCCACTTCGACGTGAGTGATCCGGGCGCCCCGGTGGCCATGTCGGTCATCGTCGTCAGCGACCCCGCGCTCCACATCGCCATGGCCAACGACCTGGCCGTGGTCACCCACGCGGGCGGCGCGCGCATCTACGACGTCACCGACCTGGGCACCAAGTCGCTGGTGGGCAAGGTCATCGTGCCCGGCGTGGTCGACGGCGTGGCCTTCGACGGCACCCACCTGTACCTCGAGAGCAACGGCGTGCACGTCTTCGACGTGAGCGATCCCGGCGCGGCCTTCCCCATGGGGAGCCTGGGCTACGAGGCCGACCGCCTGGCCCATCTGACCCTGGTGGGCTCGTGCCTGTACGGCGACCACTACCTGACCGGCGACCGCGGCCGCATCGTCATCGCGCCGACGGCGTGCACGGACGAGCCGCCCGTGGAGGGTCCGGTCGTGGTCATCGACATCAAGCCCGGCAGCGACACCAACCCGATCAACTGCCGCAGCCACCACGGGGTGATCCCGGTGGCCATCCTGACCACCGACGACTTCGACGCGCTCACCGTGGACCACAACACGGTGCGGTTCGGTCCCGGCGAGGCCATGGAGGTCCATGTGCACCGCGGCCGGTGCGACGACGACGGCGACGACGATGACGACGACGGCGAGGGCGGCGACGACAAGAGCCGCGGCGGACGGAACGGCCGGGGCGGTCACGACGACCGGAACGGCCGCGGCGGCCACGACGACGGCGATCACCGGGGCGGCCGCGACGGCCATGGCGACCGCGGGCGGGGCCACGGCCACGGTCACGGCCGCGGCTGCGACAACCCCGGTCACGGTCATGGCCGGGACTGCGACGGCGAACTGCAGCGCCACGAGGAAGACGTCGACGGCGACGGCGACATCGACCTGGTGCTCCACTTCGCCAAGGCCGAGGCCATGATCGCCTGCGGCGACACCGAGGCCTTCCTGACGGGCGAGACCTTCGCCGGCGAGAGCTTCACGGCCAGCGACGTGGTGTGCACCACGGGCGACTGCTGCCGCGATGACGATGACGGCGAGGACGACGGCGAAGGCGGTCACGAGAAGGAACTGACCGGCGTGGCCGTCAAGGCGAGCCTGGGCCTGTCGCCCAACCCGTTCAACCCCCAGACGACCATCGCCTTCGCCCTGCCCGAGGCGGGCCGGGTGCGGGTCGACGTGTACGACGTGACCGGTCGGCGCATCGCGACCGTCGCCGACGAGAGCTACGGCGTCGGCGAGCACCGCGTCACCTGGGCGGGCCTGGACCAGGGCGGCCGTCCGGTGGCCAGCGGCGTGTACTTCGTGCGCCTCGCGGGCCCCGGCTTCACGCTGCAGCAGCGGGCCCTGCTGCTGAAGTAGTCCCGTCGGTCCCGACGCGAACAGGACGGCCCCTTCCCCGGCGGAAGGGGCCGTCCGCTTTTCCGCGGTGGCCGTTTGCATTCCCGGCGCGGCGCGCTATCATGGCGCCGCCGGCCGCACGGCGGTGCCCATCCGCCCGGTCCCGGCCCCGGATCCTCCGGCTCCACCCCGGCGTCGAGGCACGACCACGGACCGCACGCCCCTGCTGCCCAAGCTCGTCACCACCCTGCGCGAGGGCTACGACCGCGCGACGTTCGCACGCGACGTGACCGCCGGCGTCATCGTCGGCGTGGTGGCCCTGCCCCTGGCCATCGCGTTCGCGGTCGCGTCCGGCCTGGCCCCGGCGCAGGGGCTGGTCACGGCCATCGTCGCCGGCTTCCTCATCTCGGCCCTCGGCGGCAGCCGGGTGCAGATCGGCGGACCCACCGGCGCCTTCATCGTCCTGGTCGCCGAGATCGTCCATCGCCACGGCTACGCCGGGCTGCAGACCGCGACCCTGATGGCCGGCGGCCTGCTGCTGGTCATGGGCCTGGCGCGCCTGGGTGGCGTCATCCGCTTCATCCCCTATCCGCTGACGGTCGGGTTCACCGGCGGCATCGCCCTGATCATCGCCGCCGGCCAGCTGCGCGACCTGTGCGGCCTGCGCATGAGCGAGGTCCCGGCCGGCTTCCTGGCCAAGCTGCGGGCGTACGCCGCGGTGGCCGACACCTGGAACCCGTGGGCCCTGGGCCTCGGTCTGGGCACCATGCTGCTGGTGTGGGCGTGGCCGCGGGTGACGCGCAAGGTGCCGGGCTCGCTGGTGGCCATCGTCCTGACCACCGCGGCGGTGCAACTGGCCCACCTGCCGGTGGAGACCATCGGTTCGCGCTTCGGGGCGGTGCCGACGTCGCCGCCGGCGCCGCACCTGCCCGACCTGTCCTGGCCCCTGGTCAGCAGCCTCTTCTCGCCGGCCCTGGCCATCGCCCTGCTGGCCGGCATCGAGTCGCTGCTGTCGGCGGTCGTGGCCGACGGCATGACCGGCCGCCGCCACCGCTCGGACATGGAGATCATCGCCCAGGGCGTGGCCAACATCGCCTCGCCCCTCTTCGGCGGCATGCCGGCCACGGGGGCCATCGCGCGCACGGCCACGAACGTCAGCAGCGGCGGCGCCACGCCGGTGGCGGGAATGGTCCACGCCCTGACCCTGCTGCTGCTCATGCTCGTGTTCGGGCGCTGGGCGGCGCTCATCCCCATGGCGACCCTGGCGGGCATCCTGCTGGTCGTCGCCGGCAACATGAGCGAGTGGCGGTACTTCCTGAAGATGCTGCGCAGCCCGCGCAGCGACGTGCTGGTCATGGTCAACGCCTTCGCCCTGACGGTGCTGGTCGATCTGACCATCGCCATCCAGGTCGGGGTGGTCCTCAGCGCGCTGCTGTTCATGCGGCGCATGGCCGACGTCACCCAGGCCTCGTACCTCGCGGGCGCGGGGGCGGTCGACGAGGCGTCCGACCCCGCGGCCCTGATGCACCGCGAGGTGCCCGAGGGCGTGGCCGTGTTCGAGATCGACGGGCCGTTCTTCTTCGGGGCGGCCGACAAGTTCAAGTCGGCCATCAACCGCATCGACCGGGCGCCGCGGGTGCTGGTGCTGCGCCTGCGGCACGTGCCGGCCATCGACGCCACGGCGCTGCGCGCCCTCGAGGACGTCATCGCCCGCTCGGGCCGGTCCGGCACGCGGGTCGTGTTCTCGGGCCTGCAACCGGCCCCGCTGGCGACCCTGCGGCGGGCCGGCATCGCCGCGGCGGTGGGCGAGGACAACGTCACCGGGGACATCGACGCGGCCCTGGCGCGGGCCCGCGAACTGCTGGCCGCCGACGGGAACGAGGCGCTATAACGAGTTGATTTCCCCGCGGTCCCGTTCCATCCTAGGGCGCTATGAAGATCTCCAGATGGGCAAAACGGTTCTGGCTCTTCCTGATCCGCCTGCAGCGCGAGATCGGGTACGACGACTGCATGGGCATGGCGGCGCAGATCGCCTACTACACCATGCTGGGCCTCTTCCCGTTCATGATCTTCCTGCTCAGTCTGCTCAGCACCTTCCCCCTCGGCGAGTCGCTGCAACCCCTCATGCTCGACGAACTGAAGTCGCAGATGCCGGTCGAGGCGGCGCAGTACGTCACCGACACCGTGCTGAACCTGCTGCCCAACCGCAACGGCGGTCTGCTCGGCTTCGGTCTGCTCGCCTCGCTGTGGGGCGCGTCCATGGCCATCGGGGCGCTCATCACCACCATCAACCGGGCCTACAACATCAGGCCGCGGCGGAACATGGCGGTGCAGAAGGTCTACGCCATCGTCCTGACGCTCGTGCTGTCCGGCCTGTGGCTGCTGGCCATGACCATCGTGCTCGTGGGCCCCGAGATCACCCAGCAGCTCTTCCAGATCCTCGGCATCGCCAGCGAGACCAACACCTTCTGGACCAGCATCCGGCTGCCCATGGCCTTCGTGCTGAACCTCGTCGCCCTGTCGATCCTGTACTACATCGCCCCCGAGGCGAAACAGAAGTTCCGCTGGATCCTGCCCGGCGCCCTCACCTCGACCATCCTCTGGATGGCGGCCTCGTCGGCCTTCCGCGTGTTCCTGCGCAACTTCGGCACCTACAACAAGTCGTACGGATCCCTGGCCGCGGTGGTCATCCTGCTGGTGTGGCTGTGGATCTCGGGTTTCGTCTTCCTGCTCGGCGCCGAGATCAACGCCCTGATGAAGCGGCAGGAAGAGGAAGACGGCATCCGGCCGTTCCGGCGCCTGCGCTGAGGCGCCCCGGGAGGTACCCCGCCATGGCGAACGTCATGAAGGCCGTCTGGCAGGGCGGCATGCGGTTCCGCCACACCTCGGCCTCGGGACATGAGGTCCTCACCGACGCCCCGACCGCCGCCGGCGGCACCGGCACGGCGCCGTCGCCCATGGAACTGATGATCCTGGGCCTGATCGGCTGCACGGGGGTCGACGTGGCCTCGATCCTGGCCAAGATGAAGCAGCCCCTCGAGGGTCTCGAGGTGAGCGCCGCCGCCGAGCGCGCCGAGGACCACCCCCGGGTGTACACCCGGATCCACCTGACGTACCGCCTGCGGGGCGACCTGGACGAGAACAAGGTCAAGCGGGCCATCGAGTTGTCCGAGAGCCGCTACTGCTCGGCCTCGGCCATGCTGGCGGGCACGGCCACCATCACCCACGAGTTCGTGCTGGACAAGTGACCTGCCGGTGTGATGTTCTTCAGAACGACCGGACCAATGTTGATCATTCGGGGGAATTCTGGTAATCTTGACATGCCGATGAGGGGCCACGTCCCGGCCTCTCCGTCGCCGGGCTCCGTTCGCATGGGGGAATTGCGGGGGAGCCTTCGTCTGCCGTGAGGGAAAAGATCATGTCTGTTCATCCGCTTCGAACCTGTTGCGTGCTCGTGCTGTTGCTGGCAGCCGGTGCGGTGGCCACGCCCGCCCGGGCCGTCGAGGTCAGTCCCGACCTGCGGGCCTATCTCGACGACGACCCCAACCCCGGCATGATCCCCATCCTCATGGTCTTCGACGATCCGGACACGGTGGGCGGCCTGCCCCTGCCGGATCTCAAGGAAGCCGATCCCCAGAAGCGCCGTGACCGCGTGATCGCCGCCCTGAAGAAGAAGAGCCGCCGCGCCCAGCGCACGGCGTCGGCCATTCTCGAAGGCCGCGGCGCCCACGGTGTCGTCGCCGTGCACGAACTGTACGTGGCGAACGCCTTGACCTTCCTGGCCAAGCCCGCGGTCGTGGAGGAGCTGGCGCACCTGCCCATCGGGGCCACGCTCTACTTCGACATGCCCTTCGCGGACGGCGACGAGGCCGAACCGCTCGACACCAAGCGGGGCGGGGACGGGGCCGACGCGACGGCCCTGGACATCGGACGGCTGCTGCAGCGTGACCATGGGAGTTCCCGCGGCCCCGTGATCGGGCACGTCGGCCCGGGCCTGGTTCCCGGGGGCGACCCGTCCGTCCGGCTGTGGACCAATCCCGGCGAGATCGCCGGCAATGCCATCGACGACGACGCCAACGGCTTCGTCGACGATCTGCACGGCTGGGATTTCGGCGTCGAGCACGGCGGGGACGACAAGGTCGCGCCGACCGGCGCTGTCCCGGGCCGGCCGACGGCGGAGCTGGCGGCCCTGCTCGCCGTGGCCGTGCCGGACGCCGAGCTCATGATGCTCGACACCGAGTGGGACGACGATGCGGGCAGTTCGCTGGCCACCATGTGGGCGGCCATCCAGTACGCGCTGGAGAACGGCGCCGACGCGGTCGCGGCGACCGTCTGCGCTCCGGCCGACCTCTGCCCGCGTCTGCAGCAGGCCGTCACGCATCACGACAGCAACCTCGCCCTGACCGGGGTCGCGACCATTCCGGTGCCGGCGCCCCAGGGCGTCTTCAACCGGGCATTCCTTGCCGGCCGGACGCCGGCGGCGGAGGCTGCGGCCCCGAGGTTGCGGCCCAACGTGCCCAACCCGTTCAACCCGAGCACCGAGGTGCGCTTCGTGCTGACGCGCGC from bacterium includes the following:
- the sulP gene encoding sulfate permease, which gives rise to MLPKLVTTLREGYDRATFARDVTAGVIVGVVALPLAIAFAVASGLAPAQGLVTAIVAGFLISALGGSRVQIGGPTGAFIVLVAEIVHRHGYAGLQTATLMAGGLLLVMGLARLGGVIRFIPYPLTVGFTGGIALIIAAGQLRDLCGLRMSEVPAGFLAKLRAYAAVADTWNPWALGLGLGTMLLVWAWPRVTRKVPGSLVAIVLTTAAVQLAHLPVETIGSRFGAVPTSPPAPHLPDLSWPLVSSLFSPALAIALLAGIESLLSAVVADGMTGRRHRSDMEIIAQGVANIASPLFGGMPATGAIARTATNVSSGGATPVAGMVHALTLLLLMLVFGRWAALIPMATLAGILLVVAGNMSEWRYFLKMLRSPRSDVLVMVNAFALTVLVDLTIAIQVGVVLSALLFMRRMADVTQASYLAGAGAVDEASDPAALMHREVPEGVAVFEIDGPFFFGAADKFKSAINRIDRAPRVLVLRLRHVPAIDATALRALEDVIARSGRSGTRVVFSGLQPAPLATLRRAGIAAAVGEDNVTGDIDAALARARELLAADGNEAL
- a CDS encoding YihY/virulence factor BrkB family protein; amino-acid sequence: MKISRWAKRFWLFLIRLQREIGYDDCMGMAAQIAYYTMLGLFPFMIFLLSLLSTFPLGESLQPLMLDELKSQMPVEAAQYVTDTVLNLLPNRNGGLLGFGLLASLWGASMAIGALITTINRAYNIRPRRNMAVQKVYAIVLTLVLSGLWLLAMTIVLVGPEITQQLFQILGIASETNTFWTSIRLPMAFVLNLVALSILYYIAPEAKQKFRWILPGALTSTILWMAASSAFRVFLRNFGTYNKSYGSLAAVVILLVWLWISGFVFLLGAEINALMKRQEEEDGIRPFRRLR
- a CDS encoding OsmC family protein produces the protein MKAVWQGGMRFRHTSASGHEVLTDAPTAAGGTGTAPSPMELMILGLIGCTGVDVASILAKMKQPLEGLEVSAAAERAEDHPRVYTRIHLTYRLRGDLDENKVKRAIELSESRYCSASAMLAGTATITHEFVLDK
- a CDS encoding T9SS type A sorting domain-containing protein, whose product is MSVHPLRTCCVLVLLLAAGAVATPARAVEVSPDLRAYLDDDPNPGMIPILMVFDDPDTVGGLPLPDLKEADPQKRRDRVIAALKKKSRRAQRTASAILEGRGAHGVVAVHELYVANALTFLAKPAVVEELAHLPIGATLYFDMPFADGDEAEPLDTKRGGDGADATALDIGRLLQRDHGSSRGPVIGHVGPGLVPGGDPSVRLWTNPGEIAGNAIDDDANGFVDDLHGWDFGVEHGGDDKVAPTGAVPGRPTAELAALLAVAVPDAELMMLDTEWDDDAGSSLATMWAAIQYALENGADAVAATVCAPADLCPRLQQAVTHHDSNLALTGVATIPVPAPQGVFNRAFLAGRTPAAEAAAPRLRPNVPNPFNPSTEVRFVLTRAGSVEVGVYDLAGRLVRTLLAESLPAGERSLTWDGRDTAGRAVPSGVYFARVRTTDGVATGRMTLLK
- a CDS encoding T9SS type A sorting domain-containing protein, producing MTRAAIRIVMALTAFLLVGAAYAQGDDCVAFGDYTHLDATVQTGARFLDRAGDLVYTSSLQIIDVSVPGAPDFAGSFPGQDGDVRGIQVAGGHLYVIYSAADGEGFNGLAVYDLADPNAPTLTGTLSMPQFMTQLRVIGERAYLRNDQGRLLIVDVSDPAFPEGLGSIGQTWLDSFDVRGDWLYAVDALANDVVAIDVSDPTTLSVGYRLPLTGIISITFNGDTGYFLHDGGGTDVLEFTGPDQYITAGSFPAITRPLVLRGTMAYAYGLPLAVYDVADAANPALVLEAPFVIHDGMLDGDRLLVGLSNAFAELAVGLEPGTPATTAVEVEATLAGMAAFGTDGLVTLSRMGLETWDASDCSAPALQGGFMWQGNVRGHAVSGDILFVLFQGSSFGNSVLAAYDLSDPANPAELGRKTFNFEMTGLVANAEYLYSSEFGSLIVIDAFDPADPVLLSKTDGAGFSPIAAIDGDVMLAAIDAEVTHFDVSDPGAPVAMSVIVVSDPALHIAMANDLAVVTHAGGARIYDVTDLGTKSLVGKVIVPGVVDGVAFDGTHLYLESNGVHVFDVSDPGAAFPMGSLGYEADRLAHLTLVGSCLYGDHYLTGDRGRIVIAPTACTDEPPVEGPVVVIDIKPGSDTNPINCRSHHGVIPVAILTTDDFDALTVDHNTVRFGPGEAMEVHVHRGRCDDDGDDDDDDGEGGDDKSRGGRNGRGGHDDRNGRGGHDDGDHRGGRDGHGDRGRGHGHGHGRGCDNPGHGHGRDCDGELQRHEEDVDGDGDIDLVLHFAKAEAMIACGDTEAFLTGETFAGESFTASDVVCTTGDCCRDDDDGEDDGEGGHEKELTGVAVKASLGLSPNPFNPQTTIAFALPEAGRVRVDVYDVTGRRIATVADESYGVGEHRVTWAGLDQGGRPVASGVYFVRLAGPGFTLQQRALLLK